Proteins co-encoded in one Novosphingobium sp. PP1Y genomic window:
- a CDS encoding PilZ domain-containing protein, translated as MVGTEQDKYEFAAQEDRSAHRVKLTIPAGLRPSGGRSFQTVVRDLSLSGFSATAVSRLHPGTRCWITLPGMESLSAKVIWWDNGLTGCAFENLLSPIILDNIVSRWSDDPTYRP; from the coding sequence ATGGTTGGAACGGAACAGGACAAATACGAGTTCGCCGCTCAGGAAGACCGCAGCGCACATCGCGTGAAGCTGACCATTCCGGCCGGGCTCCGCCCGTCCGGGGGCCGCAGCTTCCAGACCGTCGTGCGGGATCTCTCTCTGTCCGGCTTCTCGGCCACGGCGGTCAGCCGCCTGCATCCCGGGACCCGCTGCTGGATCACCCTGCCGGGGATGGAGTCACTTTCGGCGAAAGTCATCTGGTGGGACAACGGATTGACCGGCTGCGCCTTCGAGAATCTGCTGAGCCCCATCATTCTCGACAACATCGTCTCGCGCTGGTCGGACGATCCGACGTATCGCCCCTGA
- a CDS encoding cyclopropane-fatty-acyl-phospholipid synthase family protein, translating to MNAPVSGRGEELVEGGRAIGVGPQWFAWLWSGGVKRVLDQIDRGLDRGSILATLPSGETRLLGGRDTGFDAVVKINSWRAILRLATAGSVGWYQAWDAGEWESPDPVPLFALFMDNAVSLGNSGRAHGPWRLLTRLVHWLHRNTRTGSLRNIHAHYDLGNDFYEEWLGETMLYSSGVFAAPDDGPNALSQFVTRLDMAQSNKVSAIVERLDIAPDDKVLEIGCGWGTLAAFMAGNEAVHVDAISLSDEQLAYARERWEIENGTVDFRKQDYRDVGLGDEGGQYDAVVSVEMVEAVGREYWPDFLDCIARNLKAGGRAGLQLISMRDEIFEGYARSADFIQTFIFPGGMLIRESEFRRLAEERGLSWEDRTSFGLDYAKTLREWRRNFDVAVEEGRLPAGFDERFVRLWRFYLMYCEGGFRGGGIDVAQVTLVKRG from the coding sequence ATGAACGCGCCAGTTTCCGGGAGGGGTGAGGAACTCGTGGAGGGCGGCCGCGCCATTGGCGTTGGGCCGCAATGGTTCGCCTGGCTGTGGTCGGGCGGCGTCAAGCGGGTCCTCGACCAGATCGACCGCGGTCTTGATCGCGGTTCCATCCTTGCCACGCTGCCTTCGGGCGAGACCCGCCTGCTGGGCGGGCGCGACACCGGCTTCGATGCGGTGGTCAAGATCAATTCCTGGCGCGCGATCCTGCGGCTGGCGACAGCCGGCTCGGTAGGCTGGTACCAGGCCTGGGATGCTGGAGAGTGGGAAAGCCCCGACCCGGTCCCACTGTTTGCGCTGTTCATGGACAATGCCGTATCGCTGGGCAATTCGGGCCGCGCCCATGGCCCCTGGCGGCTGCTGACGCGGCTGGTCCACTGGCTGCACCGTAACACCCGCACCGGTTCGCTGCGTAACATCCACGCGCACTACGACCTCGGCAACGACTTCTACGAAGAGTGGTTGGGCGAGACGATGCTCTATTCGAGCGGGGTCTTCGCCGCGCCCGATGATGGGCCCAACGCGCTGAGCCAGTTCGTTACCCGGCTCGACATGGCCCAGTCCAACAAGGTTTCCGCGATTGTCGAGCGTCTCGATATCGCGCCGGACGACAAGGTACTGGAGATCGGGTGCGGCTGGGGCACGCTCGCGGCATTCATGGCGGGGAACGAGGCCGTCCACGTCGATGCGATCAGCCTCTCCGACGAGCAGCTTGCCTATGCGCGTGAGCGCTGGGAGATCGAGAATGGAACCGTCGATTTCCGCAAGCAGGACTATCGCGATGTCGGCCTCGGCGATGAAGGGGGGCAGTACGACGCGGTCGTTTCGGTCGAGATGGTCGAGGCGGTGGGCCGCGAGTACTGGCCCGATTTCCTCGACTGCATCGCGCGCAATCTCAAGGCCGGGGGCAGGGCCGGGCTCCAGCTTATCTCGATGCGCGACGAGATCTTCGAAGGCTATGCGCGCAGCGCGGACTTCATCCAGACCTTTATCTTCCCCGGGGGAATGCTGATCCGCGAATCGGAGTTCCGCCGATTGGCCGAAGAACGCGGGCTATCATGGGAAGACCGCACGAGCTTCGGTCTGGACTATGCGAAAACCTTGCGCGAATGGCGGCGCAATTTCGATGTCGCGGTTGAGGAAGGCCGTCTCCCGGCGGGATTTGACGAGCGCTTCGTGCGGCTATGGCGCTTTTACCTGATGTATTGCGAGGGCGGCTTTCGCGGCGGCGGCATCGACGTCGCACAAGTCACGCTGGTCAAGCGCGGCTAA
- a CDS encoding deoxyribodipyrimidine photo-lyase, which yields MSAQSSAQSSANSHTPVIVWFRRDLRLSDQAALAAAAAQGPVLPVYVLDDETPRHRAMGSASRWWLHYSLASLDATLREKGSRLILRKGKCEDVLAALAQESGASEVHALHHYEPWWRNAEKSVGKRLTLHLHHGNYLAPPGTVTTGSGSPYKIYTPFWRALNERMPPPDPQRRPQNIALPDSWPASDALDDWRLLPTQPDWAGGMRDMWEPGEEGAKKRLRAFADHASRYEGQRNLPAVEGTSFLSPHLHFGEVSPAQVWHATSSAGGSVATFLGEIGWRDYAQNVIVQFPDYGSRSARDTFEHFPWRSGKEAQEDLRAWQMGMTGYPIVDAGMRQLWHTGWMHNRVRMIAASFLIKHLLIDWQEGEQWFWDTLVDADYASNAVNWQWTAGSGVDSNMFVRIMAPLTQSEKFDAAAYIREWVPELADLPDAEIHDPGPMYRPGDYPARIVEHRAARERALAAWEKAKG from the coding sequence ATGTCAGCCCAATCGTCAGCCCAATCGTCAGCCAATTCGCACACTCCCGTCATCGTCTGGTTTCGCCGTGACTTGCGGCTTTCGGATCAGGCGGCGCTGGCTGCGGCTGCCGCGCAAGGTCCGGTCCTGCCGGTCTATGTCCTCGACGACGAGACGCCCAGGCACCGGGCGATGGGCAGCGCCTCGCGCTGGTGGCTGCACTACAGCCTCGCAAGCCTCGATGCTACCTTGCGGGAGAAAGGCTCCCGGCTGATCCTGCGCAAGGGCAAGTGCGAGGACGTCCTGGCCGCGCTGGCGCAGGAAAGCGGCGCAAGCGAAGTCCACGCGCTTCACCATTACGAACCCTGGTGGCGCAATGCCGAAAAAAGTGTCGGCAAGCGGCTGACCCTGCACTTGCACCATGGCAATTATCTTGCCCCGCCCGGAACCGTCACGACCGGCTCGGGCAGTCCCTACAAGATCTACACGCCGTTCTGGCGCGCGCTGAACGAGCGCATGCCCCCGCCGGACCCGCAGCGCCGACCGCAGAACATCGCCTTGCCGGACAGCTGGCCCGCATCCGACGCGCTCGATGACTGGCGACTGCTGCCGACACAGCCCGATTGGGCAGGGGGCATGCGCGATATGTGGGAGCCGGGCGAGGAAGGCGCGAAGAAGCGCCTGCGCGCCTTTGCCGATCACGCCTCACGTTACGAAGGGCAGCGTAACCTGCCCGCGGTGGAGGGCACTTCCTTCCTTTCGCCGCACCTGCACTTCGGCGAAGTCTCTCCGGCGCAAGTCTGGCATGCGACCTCGTCGGCGGGCGGATCGGTCGCGACGTTTCTGGGCGAGATCGGCTGGCGTGACTATGCGCAGAACGTGATCGTGCAGTTTCCCGACTATGGCAGCCGGTCGGCACGGGATACCTTCGAGCACTTCCCCTGGCGTTCGGGAAAGGAGGCGCAGGAAGACTTGCGCGCCTGGCAGATGGGCATGACCGGCTATCCTATCGTCGATGCCGGGATGCGCCAGCTCTGGCATACCGGCTGGATGCACAACCGGGTGCGGATGATCGCGGCCAGCTTCCTCATCAAGCACCTGCTGATCGACTGGCAGGAAGGAGAGCAGTGGTTCTGGGATACGCTGGTCGATGCCGATTATGCCTCGAACGCGGTCAACTGGCAGTGGACCGCCGGATCGGGCGTCGATTCCAACATGTTCGTGCGGATCATGGCGCCGCTGACGCAGTCTGAGAAATTCGACGCGGCAGCCTACATCCGTGAATGGGTGCCCGAGCTGGCGGACCTGCCGGATGCCGAGATCCACGATCCGGGACCGATGTATCGGCCCGGGGACTATCCCGCCCGAATTGTCGAACATCGCGCCGCCAGGGAGCGGGCGCTCGCCGCATGGGAGAAGGCAAAAGGGTGA
- a CDS encoding phosphatase PAP2 family protein: MVAADNSASFPTSSYRIDPRKALIAASLCWLGFAMMVWAVETGHITAIDKAGLLFWRDSDLRTVGPTRLLETVRDVTALGGTLLRNLFALCAVVALLFLKLRREAALLALTVIGGLIANSAAKVLFGRPRPEIVPHLTEAGGMSFPSGHSFNSAAVYIAMALAFAALSPRQSVRMTVIGGAVLASMAIAWSRVWLGVHWPSDVIAGWLGGAGWAFAASALLYRPAQMTAERLEHD, encoded by the coding sequence ATGGTAGCCGCAGACAATTCCGCAAGCTTTCCGACTTCCAGTTACCGGATCGATCCGCGCAAGGCGCTGATCGCCGCAAGTCTGTGCTGGCTCGGCTTCGCCATGATGGTCTGGGCGGTAGAGACAGGCCACATCACCGCCATCGACAAGGCCGGCCTGCTGTTCTGGCGCGACAGCGACTTGCGCACGGTCGGGCCGACCCGGCTGCTGGAAACCGTGCGCGACGTCACGGCCCTGGGCGGCACCCTTTTGCGCAATCTCTTCGCGCTTTGCGCGGTCGTTGCCCTGCTCTTCCTGAAGCTGCGACGCGAAGCGGCCTTGCTGGCCTTGACGGTGATCGGCGGCCTTATCGCCAACAGCGCGGCCAAGGTCCTGTTCGGCAGGCCGAGGCCGGAAATCGTGCCGCATCTCACAGAGGCCGGCGGAATGAGCTTTCCGAGCGGCCACAGCTTCAACTCCGCGGCCGTCTATATCGCCATGGCCCTTGCCTTCGCGGCGCTGAGCCCGCGGCAATCGGTGCGCATGACGGTGATCGGCGGCGCCGTCCTGGCCAGCATGGCGATTGCGTGGAGCCGGGTCTGGCTTGGCGTCCATTGGCCCAGCGACGTTATTGCGGGATGGCTCGGCGGCGCAGGCTGGGCCTTTGCGGCCTCTGCCCTGCTCTATCGGCCCGCGCAGATGACGGCCGAACGGCTGGAGCACGATTGA
- a CDS encoding 2-oxoacid:ferredoxin oxidoreductase subunit beta produces the protein MNDMTPIQTTLKDWESDQEVRWCPGCGDYAILKAVQRTLPMIGADPKNTVFVSGIGCSSRFPYYVESYGFHTIHGRAPAFATGIKLANPELDVWLVTGDGDGMSIGGNHTMHVLRRNLDCQIMLFNNEIYGLTKGQYSPTSRVGTSSPTSPVGSVDRPALPCAFALGSGARFVARGYDVSKDLPEVLKAAHAHKGAAFIEIFQNCIVYNKDRFDDFTAKGVAAENQIWCTDGEPLLFAKGTKGLSLDHTTLTLKVVDVVDGDWQAADVAVHNVKNRGLAHMLVEMPFGPFPMALGVIYDDPRPTFEGEVVAERAKLIEGKTANLGKLLSKGQTWTVEEKDAAHGLMD, from the coding sequence ATGAACGACATGACCCCCATCCAGACCACGCTGAAGGACTGGGAATCCGATCAGGAAGTGCGCTGGTGCCCCGGCTGCGGCGACTACGCGATCCTCAAGGCGGTGCAGCGCACCCTGCCGATGATCGGCGCCGACCCGAAGAACACCGTGTTCGTCTCGGGCATCGGCTGCTCCAGCCGCTTCCCGTACTACGTCGAAAGCTACGGCTTCCACACGATCCACGGCCGCGCCCCGGCGTTCGCCACCGGCATCAAGCTCGCCAATCCCGAGCTCGACGTCTGGCTGGTGACCGGCGACGGTGACGGCATGTCGATCGGCGGCAATCACACGATGCACGTGCTGCGCCGCAACCTCGACTGCCAGATCATGCTGTTCAACAACGAGATCTACGGGCTGACCAAGGGCCAGTACTCGCCCACCAGCCGCGTCGGCACCAGCTCGCCGACGTCGCCGGTCGGCTCGGTCGACCGTCCGGCGCTGCCCTGCGCCTTCGCGCTGGGTTCGGGCGCGCGCTTCGTGGCGCGCGGCTACGACGTTTCGAAGGACTTGCCCGAAGTGCTCAAGGCGGCTCACGCCCACAAGGGCGCGGCCTTCATCGAGATCTTCCAGAATTGCATCGTCTACAACAAGGATCGCTTCGACGACTTCACTGCCAAGGGTGTTGCGGCCGAGAACCAGATCTGGTGCACCGACGGTGAGCCGCTGCTCTTCGCCAAGGGCACCAAGGGCCTCTCGCTCGATCACACTACGCTGACCCTCAAGGTTGTCGATGTCGTCGACGGTGACTGGCAGGCAGCCGATGTCGCGGTTCACAACGTGAAGAACCGCGGCCTTGCGCACATGCTGGTCGAAATGCCCTTCGGCCCGTTCCCGATGGCGCTGGGCGTGATCTACGACGATCCGCGCCCGACTTTCGAAGGCGAAGTCGTGGCCGAACGCGCAAAGCTGATCGAAGGCAAGACCGCCAATCTCGGCAAGCTGCTCTCGAAGGGCCAGACCTGGACCGTCGAGGAAAAGGACGCAGCCCACGGCCTGATGGACTGA
- a CDS encoding 2-oxoacid:acceptor oxidoreductase subunit alpha, which yields MASITAEQEKPASVQEASPEAVVVRFAGDSGDGMQLTGGQFTLSTALAGNDLATFPDFPAEIRAPQGTLFGVSAFQINFGSSEITTAGDAPDVLVAMNPAALKTNVQALKPGGLVIADTGEFSKRNLDKAKYETSPLEDGSLAKWDVLAFDISALTLEAVKPFGLGNKEALRCKNMWTLGLALWMFDRDREPLVNWLKTKFAKNPVLADANIAALNAGHAYGETAELAGPLKKLHIDPVPSEPGLYRTITGAEAVSLGLVAGAQLAELPMFFGGYPITPASAILHNLVKMKEFGVTTFQAEDEIAAICAAIGASYAGQLGVTSSSGPGIALKGEAMGLAIMTELPLIIVNSQRGGPSTGLPTKTEQSDLYQAVYGRNGDAPLPVIAARSPADAFECAIEACRIATQFMTPVMLLTDGYIGNASEPWLVPDPSTFEPFPVKFLEDTNNPDGKVLPYKRDERGVRPWIKPGTAELMHRVGGIEKAIDTGDLDYSPTTHQAQTDARKAKVDGIAAAVPAQDVCLGNDKGRLAVVGWGSTYGPIHQAVRRARRKGFDVSHIHVRHVWPLPANMGDLLAGFDKVLVPEMNTGQFKTVLRDQFLVDAVPLNKTSGQPFAIAEIEDAIASFFDGVPGHAEGEVPVNDTQLPSPEA from the coding sequence ATGGCATCAATTACAGCCGAACAGGAAAAGCCGGCTTCCGTTCAGGAAGCATCGCCCGAAGCCGTCGTCGTGCGCTTCGCCGGCGACTCGGGCGATGGCATGCAGCTCACCGGCGGTCAGTTCACGCTGTCGACCGCGCTGGCGGGTAACGACCTGGCGACCTTCCCGGACTTTCCGGCGGAAATCCGTGCGCCGCAGGGGACGCTGTTCGGCGTCTCGGCTTTCCAGATCAACTTCGGTTCGAGCGAGATCACGACCGCGGGCGACGCGCCCGACGTGCTCGTGGCGATGAACCCGGCCGCGCTGAAGACCAACGTCCAGGCGCTCAAGCCCGGCGGTCTCGTCATTGCCGACACCGGCGAGTTCTCTAAGCGCAACCTCGACAAGGCGAAGTACGAGACCAGCCCGCTCGAGGATGGCAGCCTCGCCAAGTGGGATGTGCTGGCCTTCGATATTTCGGCGCTCACCCTTGAGGCGGTGAAGCCTTTCGGCCTTGGCAACAAGGAAGCGCTGCGCTGCAAGAACATGTGGACGCTGGGCCTGGCCCTGTGGATGTTCGACCGCGACCGTGAGCCGCTTGTGAACTGGCTCAAGACCAAGTTCGCCAAGAACCCTGTTCTCGCCGACGCCAACATCGCCGCGCTCAACGCCGGCCATGCCTATGGCGAAACCGCCGAACTGGCCGGTCCGCTCAAGAAGCTGCACATCGATCCGGTGCCTTCCGAACCGGGCCTCTACCGCACGATCACCGGTGCGGAAGCCGTTTCGCTCGGCCTCGTGGCCGGTGCGCAGCTGGCCGAACTGCCGATGTTCTTCGGCGGCTACCCGATCACTCCGGCTTCGGCGATCCTTCACAACCTCGTGAAGATGAAGGAATTCGGCGTCACCACCTTCCAGGCGGAAGACGAAATCGCCGCGATTTGCGCGGCCATCGGCGCCTCCTATGCCGGCCAGCTCGGCGTTACTTCGTCCTCGGGCCCGGGCATTGCGCTCAAGGGTGAGGCGATGGGTCTTGCGATCATGACCGAGCTGCCGCTCATCATCGTCAACTCGCAGCGCGGCGGTCCTTCGACGGGCCTGCCGACCAAGACCGAGCAGTCGGACCTCTACCAGGCGGTCTACGGTCGCAACGGCGACGCGCCGTTGCCGGTCATCGCCGCCCGCTCGCCCGCCGATGCCTTCGAATGCGCCATCGAGGCCTGCCGCATCGCCACCCAGTTCATGACCCCGGTCATGCTGCTGACCGATGGCTACATCGGCAATGCGTCTGAGCCGTGGCTGGTGCCCGATCCCTCGACCTTCGAGCCGTTCCCGGTCAAGTTCCTCGAGGACACCAACAACCCGGACGGCAAGGTCCTGCCCTACAAGCGCGACGAGCGCGGCGTGCGGCCGTGGATCAAGCCCGGCACCGCCGAACTGATGCACCGCGTCGGCGGCATCGAGAAGGCCATCGACACCGGTGACCTCGATTATTCGCCCACGACGCACCAGGCCCAGACCGACGCGCGCAAGGCGAAGGTCGACGGCATCGCCGCGGCGGTGCCTGCGCAGGACGTCTGCCTCGGTAACGACAAGGGCAGGCTGGCGGTTGTCGGCTGGGGCTCGACCTACGGGCCGATCCACCAGGCGGTCCGCCGTGCGCGCCGCAAGGGCTTTGACGTCAGCCACATCCACGTCCGCCACGTCTGGCCGCTCCCGGCCAACATGGGCGACCTGCTTGCCGGTTTCGACAAGGTGCTCGTCCCCGAGATGAACACCGGACAGTTCAAGACCGTGCTGCGCGACCAGTTCCTGGTCGATGCCGTGCCGCTCAACAAGACCAGCGGCCAGCCTTTCGCCATCGCCGAGATCGAGGATGCCATCGCGTCCTTCTTCGACGGCGTGCCCGGCCATGCCGAAGGCGAAGTGCCCGTCAACGATACCCAGCTCCCGAGCCCGGAGGCCTGA
- a CDS encoding RNA pyrophosphohydrolase: MNDFSSLPYRPCVGVMLVNADGKVFVGKRIDTKEGDWWQMPQGGVDDGEDLREAALRELHEETGVTERHVTILSRTREELLYDLPDELLGKLWKGKYRGQRQHWFLARFEGGDKDVNLKAHNPPEFCDWKWVEAALLPDLIVPFKKRVYRSVLEEFRALI, from the coding sequence ATGAACGATTTTTCGTCCCTGCCTTATCGCCCCTGCGTCGGAGTCATGCTCGTCAACGCTGACGGGAAAGTCTTCGTCGGCAAGCGAATCGACACCAAGGAAGGCGACTGGTGGCAGATGCCGCAGGGCGGCGTCGACGATGGCGAGGATCTCAGGGAAGCGGCGCTGCGCGAGCTTCACGAGGAAACCGGCGTGACGGAGCGGCACGTGACGATCCTGAGCCGCACCAGGGAAGAATTGCTCTACGACCTGCCCGACGAACTGCTGGGCAAGCTGTGGAAGGGCAAGTACCGCGGGCAACGCCAGCACTGGTTCCTCGCCCGCTTCGAAGGCGGCGACAAGGACGTGAACCTGAAGGCGCACAATCCGCCCGAGTTCTGCGACTGGAAATGGGTCGAGGCCGCGCTGCTTCCCGACCTCATCGTGCCTTTCAAGAAGCGCGTCTATCGCTCTGTACTGGAAGAGTTTCGCGCCCTGATCTGA
- a CDS encoding RsmB/NOP family class I SAM-dependent RNA methyltransferase: MTPAARVQAAIEILDLVIAAARANGAPADRLIVDWFRARRFAGSKDRRAVRELAYRAIRACGEVPETGRTAMLRVAAEDPALASLFDGSRHAPAPVEADEPRAEGGVAPVWLADRLAASGVSQADAASLLDRAPLDIRVNTLRAGRVTLPEGAERTVAANGWRYPPETRIEQSDAYAMGAIEVQDTGSQLTCEAVAAKPGETVIDLCAGAGGKTLALAATMENRGNLIACDADRARLSRLAPRAERAGVTMVETVLLDPGREVEALEPWRGKADAVLVDAPCSGTGTWRRNPEARWRLTPGQLDRYVAIQSRLLDVAAGLVRPGGRLVFVTCSLLDEEGADQASGFLARHPGWRADIPVLPAGSERGSGLRLSPYHDGTDGFFVARMTCV; this comes from the coding sequence ATGACGCCCGCCGCCCGCGTTCAGGCCGCGATCGAGATCCTCGATCTCGTGATCGCGGCCGCGCGCGCAAATGGCGCGCCTGCCGACCGGCTGATCGTCGACTGGTTCCGTGCGCGCCGATTTGCCGGCAGCAAGGACCGACGGGCGGTGCGCGAGCTGGCCTACCGGGCAATCCGGGCCTGCGGCGAAGTGCCCGAGACCGGCCGCACGGCGATGTTGCGTGTCGCTGCCGAGGATCCGGCTCTGGCATCCCTGTTCGACGGATCGCGCCATGCCCCCGCGCCTGTCGAAGCGGATGAGCCAAGGGCCGAAGGCGGCGTTGCGCCCGTCTGGCTGGCGGATCGTCTGGCTGCCAGCGGCGTGTCGCAAGCCGACGCGGCATCGCTGCTTGACCGCGCACCGCTCGACATTCGGGTCAATACGCTGCGGGCAGGGCGCGTAACCCTGCCGGAAGGTGCCGAGCGGACGGTCGCGGCAAACGGCTGGCGCTATCCGCCCGAGACCCGCATCGAGCAGTCCGATGCCTATGCGATGGGCGCCATCGAAGTGCAGGATACCGGCTCGCAGCTTACCTGCGAGGCCGTGGCGGCCAAGCCGGGCGAAACGGTAATCGACTTGTGCGCCGGGGCGGGCGGCAAGACCCTTGCGCTGGCCGCAACGATGGAAAACCGGGGCAACCTGATTGCCTGCGACGCCGACCGTGCACGTCTTTCGCGACTGGCTCCGCGCGCAGAGCGTGCGGGGGTGACGATGGTCGAGACCGTGCTGCTCGATCCCGGCCGCGAGGTCGAGGCGCTGGAGCCGTGGCGAGGCAAGGCCGATGCGGTGCTTGTCGATGCGCCCTGTTCGGGAACCGGCACCTGGCGACGCAATCCCGAGGCGCGCTGGCGTCTCACGCCCGGGCAGCTCGATCGCTATGTCGCGATCCAGTCGCGCCTGCTCGATGTCGCGGCGGGGCTGGTGCGCCCCGGCGGGCGCCTCGTCTTCGTGACGTGTTCGCTGCTGGACGAGGAGGGCGCCGATCAGGCGAGCGGCTTCCTTGCGCGCCATCCCGGCTGGCGGGCCGATATTCCGGTGCTTCCCGCCGGATCCGAGCGCGGCTCCGGGCTGCGCCTGTCACCGTATCATGACGGGACCGACGGCTTTTTCGTCGCACGTATGACTTGCGTATGA
- the guaB gene encoding IMP dehydrogenase, with the protein MEIQLGLTFDDVLLRPAKSDIVPTQADTRTRLTREIGLNIPVISSAMDTVTEADMAIVMAQMGGIGVLHRNLTIEEQCAAVRAVKRFESGMVVNPITISPDATLGEAQAIMLANRISGIPVVEGPGKLVGILTNRDVRFADNPSQPVRELMTHENLATVQVGVSQEEARRLLHHRRIEKLLVVDDSFHCVGLITVKDIEKAVTYPDATKDAAGRLRVAAATTVGDKGFERTEALLAAECDVVVIDTAHGHNRDVALAVERVKKLSNSAQVIAGNIATAEAARALIDAGADCVKVGIGPGSICTTRVVAGVGVPQLTAIMDAAEEADKSGVPVIADGGLRTSGDAAKALAAGASTIMVGSMLAGTEEAPGETFLYQGRAYKSYRGMGSVGAMGRGSADRYFQGDIKDQMKLVPEGIEGQVAFKGPAKDVIHQLVGGVKAAMGYTGSATIEDMRKNAQFVRITNAGLRESHVHDVTITREAPNYPSR; encoded by the coding sequence ATGGAAATCCAGCTCGGACTTACTTTCGACGACGTCCTGCTGCGTCCGGCTAAGTCCGACATCGTCCCGACCCAAGCCGATACCCGCACGCGTCTCACCCGCGAAATCGGTCTCAACATCCCGGTCATTTCCTCGGCGATGGATACCGTTACCGAAGCCGACATGGCGATCGTCATGGCGCAGATGGGCGGCATCGGCGTTCTCCACCGCAACCTGACGATCGAAGAGCAGTGCGCCGCGGTCCGCGCGGTCAAGCGCTTCGAAAGCGGCATGGTGGTCAACCCGATCACGATTTCGCCCGATGCGACCCTTGGCGAGGCGCAGGCGATCATGCTCGCCAACCGCATCAGCGGCATTCCGGTCGTGGAAGGTCCGGGCAAGCTGGTCGGCATCCTGACCAACCGTGACGTGCGCTTTGCCGACAACCCAAGCCAGCCGGTCCGCGAACTCATGACGCATGAGAACCTCGCGACGGTCCAGGTCGGCGTATCGCAGGAAGAGGCGCGCCGCCTGCTGCACCACCGCCGCATTGAAAAGCTGCTGGTCGTCGACGATTCGTTCCACTGCGTCGGCCTGATCACGGTCAAGGACATCGAGAAGGCCGTCACTTATCCCGACGCCACCAAGGACGCAGCGGGCCGCCTGCGCGTCGCTGCGGCGACGACCGTGGGCGACAAGGGCTTCGAGCGCACCGAGGCGCTGCTCGCCGCCGAATGCGACGTCGTCGTGATCGACACTGCGCACGGCCATAACAGGGACGTCGCGCTTGCCGTGGAGCGCGTGAAGAAGCTGTCGAACTCGGCGCAGGTCATTGCCGGCAACATCGCCACGGCCGAAGCGGCCCGTGCGCTGATCGATGCCGGTGCGGACTGCGTTAAGGTCGGTATCGGCCCCGGCTCGATCTGCACCACCCGCGTCGTTGCCGGCGTCGGCGTGCCGCAGCTGACCGCGATCATGGATGCCGCCGAGGAAGCCGACAAGTCGGGCGTGCCGGTCATCGCCGATGGCGGTCTGCGCACTTCGGGCGATGCCGCCAAGGCGCTGGCTGCCGGTGCCTCGACCATCATGGTCGGCTCGATGCTGGCCGGTACCGAGGAAGCCCCGGGCGAGACGTTCCTGTATCAGGGACGCGCCTACAAGTCCTACCGCGGCATGGGCTCGGTCGGCGCCATGGGCCGTGGCTCGGCGGACCGTTATTTCCAGGGCGACATCAAGGACCAGATGAAGCTCGTGCCCGAAGGTATTGAAGGCCAGGTGGCCTTCAAGGGCCCGGCCAAGGATGTCATCCACCAGCTCGTGGGCGGCGTGAAGGCGGCCATGGGCTACACCGGGTCGGCGACCATCGAGGACATGCGCAAGAACGCGCAGTTCGTGCGCATCACCAATGCGGGGCTGCGCGAGAGCCACGTCCACGACGTCACGATTACCCGCGAGGCGCCGAACTACCCGTCGCGTTGA